The following coding sequences lie in one Manis javanica isolate MJ-LG chromosome X, MJ_LKY, whole genome shotgun sequence genomic window:
- the LOC140847527 gene encoding melanoma-associated antigen 1-like: MCSQGSPILDGSPQPPVPDPRARLAHHQGPIISSFGFCMDRLPAQQGRPLGGRSPPPKQSPRVPGAHFPQSPLQAAIPLSSVSTPLGTRSVQCPLEEAQQELRKAQCLEGTQLSPQAMPVPLESESHTHSSSSRGDEAAGDARASLQDALRRKEIQLVTFLLLKYRAMEPTMKAEMLELVAQDHQDPFPDIFSKASRDLQLVFGMDVKEVDPSGHSYVLVPTLGLTWDGVTEEQRLPKTSLLALLLGVILLHGGQVPEEEVWEMLSARGVYSGREHCIFGDPRELITGVWVQEQYLEYQQVPDSNPARFHLLWGPWAHAETDMVKVLEFMIEVKDSTPNACLTWYEEAVREQEV, translated from the coding sequence ATGTGTTCCCAGGGCTCTCCCATACTGGACGGGTCCCCTCAGCCTCCAGTCCCAGATCCTCGGGCTCGGCTGGCACACCACCAGGGCCCCATCATTTCATCCTTTGGGTTCTGCATGGACAGACTGCCCGCCCAGCAGGGGAGACCCTTGGGAGGCAGGAGCCCACCCCCAAAGCAGAGCCCCAGGGTCCCCGGTGCCCACTTCCCACAATCACCACTGCAGGCTGCCATTCCCCTGAGCAGTGTCAGCACGCCTCTGGGCACCAGGAGTGTGCAGTGCCCATTGGAGGAGGCCCAGCAGGAGCTGAGAAAAGCCCAGTGCCTGGAGGGGACACAGCTCTCACCCCAGGCCATGCCAGTCCCACTGGAGAGTGAGTCCCACACCCATAGCTCCAGCAGCCGTGGGGATGAGGCCGCAGGGGATGCCAGGGCCTCTCTCCAAGATGCGCTGCGCAGGAAGGAGATCCAACTGGTGACCTTCCTGCTCCTCAAGTACCGCGCCATGGAGCCGactatgaaggcagagatgctgGAGCTGGTCGCCCAGGATCACCAGGACCCCTTCCCTGACATCTTCAGCAAAGCCTCCAGGGATTTGCAGCTGGTCTTTGGCATGGATGTGAAGGAAGTGGACCCCAGTGGCCACTCCTATGTCCTGGTCCCCACCCTGGGCCTCACCTGGGATGGGGTGACCGAAGAGCAGCGCCTCCCCAAGACCAGCCTCCTGGCACTGCTCCTGGGTGTGATCCTCCTGCATGGTGGCCAGGTCCCTGAGGAGGAAGTGTGGGAAATGCTTAGTGCCAGGGGGGTGTACTCCGGGAGGGAGCACTGCATCTTCGGGGACCCCAGGGAGCTCATCACCGGGGTCTGGGTGCAGGAGCAGTACCTGGAGTACCAGCAGGTGCCCGACAGCAATCCGGCTCGCTTCCACCTGCTCTGGGGCCCCTGGGCCCACGCAGAGACGGACATGGTGAAAGTCCTGGAGTTTATGATCGAGGTCAAAGATAGCACCCCTAATGCCTGTCTGACCTGGTATGAAGAGGCTGTGAGGGAGCAGGAAGTGTGA